The following proteins come from a genomic window of Pseudomonas cichorii:
- a CDS encoding DUF2300 domain-containing protein, producing the protein MIRRLSWLVLLLLPALATAQEEPLQMGFKGELLSLNQTRLLSREPLPADLQAHLGSLWKLFVYAWLVDTGASEPAYECRGQSKEEVYCCTTGGKVERDQALVKSCGLYFEPQRLAISEADWRSYWQARKAPQWLLGLQSLQPAAQVPVAELLGMLAVLPAQEQARRVLLDVVLNAADGNVVGELGGRLRVKTWSWFEDRDSGVRQGGFAGWTVDGTPVWAQGRGTSQTVLRNYGEAIASVVPAGWPAEPGRCVEVNLFSRYPVERVLAPGRAVESGPLLGDYRVEFANGNQLDIHSDGELFLLKDKLVARLDREEYVARVLQREASANPPEAAKALAVAIRTYLLQNASRNGECLAIDDSSNRQRVAPRPASAESRQIAAWTSDLVVAGSNITYHSTEPGSDKLSWQQAVDQAEAGQRYDAILLHAYPRTSLSRWDNPVASCRALPAAQDWLQNQRRGWRQRLESEAGYNEVSTFAVCQLAFGNPYVDRERKRIYVRGVLSLQDRLDLTHEYLHLAFEAHPDGQDETYIEGLARRLLLE; encoded by the coding sequence ATGATCCGGCGTCTGTCATGGCTGGTACTGCTTTTGCTCCCTGCGCTGGCAACCGCGCAGGAGGAGCCCTTGCAGATGGGGTTCAAGGGGGAACTGCTGTCTTTGAACCAGACCCGACTGCTGTCGCGAGAGCCGTTGCCTGCGGATTTGCAGGCGCATCTGGGCAGCCTCTGGAAACTCTTTGTCTACGCATGGCTGGTGGACACCGGCGCCAGTGAACCGGCCTATGAGTGTCGCGGCCAGTCGAAAGAGGAAGTGTATTGCTGCACGACCGGTGGCAAGGTCGAGCGCGATCAGGCTCTGGTGAAATCCTGTGGTCTGTACTTCGAGCCGCAACGCCTGGCCATCTCCGAAGCTGACTGGCGCTCGTACTGGCAAGCACGCAAAGCCCCGCAATGGCTGCTTGGCCTTCAGTCGTTGCAGCCTGCTGCACAGGTGCCCGTGGCCGAACTGCTCGGGATGCTGGCGGTGTTGCCTGCGCAGGAGCAGGCGAGGCGGGTATTGCTGGATGTAGTGCTGAACGCGGCTGACGGCAATGTTGTGGGCGAGCTGGGCGGCCGGTTGCGGGTGAAAACCTGGAGCTGGTTCGAGGATCGCGATAGTGGGGTGCGTCAGGGCGGGTTTGCCGGCTGGACAGTGGATGGCACGCCTGTCTGGGCCCAGGGGCGCGGCACCAGCCAGACGGTTTTGCGCAACTACGGCGAGGCCATCGCTTCGGTCGTTCCAGCAGGCTGGCCTGCGGAGCCGGGGCGTTGTGTCGAAGTGAACCTGTTTTCACGTTATCCGGTGGAGCGCGTTCTTGCCCCGGGCCGTGCTGTGGAGTCGGGGCCTTTGCTGGGGGATTATCGCGTCGAGTTCGCCAATGGCAATCAACTGGATATACACAGCGACGGCGAACTCTTTCTGCTGAAGGACAAGCTGGTCGCGCGCCTGGACCGTGAGGAATACGTCGCCCGCGTGCTCCAGCGTGAAGCCTCGGCCAATCCGCCCGAAGCGGCCAAGGCCCTGGCCGTCGCGATTCGCACTTACCTGTTGCAGAATGCCAGCCGTAACGGCGAGTGTCTGGCCATCGATGACAGCAGCAATCGCCAGCGCGTCGCCCCACGCCCGGCCTCTGCGGAGTCCCGCCAGATCGCGGCCTGGACCAGTGACCTGGTGGTGGCCGGTAGCAACATCACCTATCACTCCACTGAGCCTGGTTCCGACAAACTCTCCTGGCAGCAAGCTGTGGATCAGGCCGAGGCCGGTCAGCGTTACGACGCCATTCTGTTGCACGCATACCCGCGCACCAGTCTCAGTCGCTGGGACAACCCGGTCGCATCCTGCCGGGCGCTTCCAGCCGCCCAGGACTGGTTGCAAAACCAGCGTCGGGGTTGGCGTCAACGACTCGAAAGCGAAGCGGGCTACAACGAAGTCAGCACATTTGCCGTCTGCCAGCTGGCTTTCGGCAACCCCTATGTCGACCGTGAACGCAAACGTATCTACGTGCGTGGCGTCCTGTCACTTCAGGACCGCCTCGACCTCACCCATGAATACCTTCACCTGGCCTTTGAAGCGCACCCTGACGGTCAGGATGAAACCTATATCGAAGGTCTGGCCCGGCGTCTTTTGCTGGAATAG
- a CDS encoding DUF3999 domain-containing protein has translation MRIAFLSHQPLFKIVLCSLALLGSPLASAQDNPADFASQTPLKLKGDGPWYRIELPLTVQLNSRQSALGDLRVFNSEGQTQAYSLAYDPIQPRQEPVPVSVKWFPLYNSADAADSTPKIRVERSASGTLVEVQPQGAIEAGEEVLRGWLLDTSAIQQPLKQLILDWSTEREGFQRFSIEASDDLQHWQAWGEGQVARLSFANDVVQQRQVNLPGRKARYLRLLWNTPDSAPTLTSAQLLSASSDTPQVPLTWSQPLEGSLEKPGTYLWQLPAALPVERLKLDIAQANSLAPGTLYGRPDSKSTWQTLGSGLLYRLTQNGKDVVQDEIQASGTIVRQLKLEVDERGGGLGSQPPSLRFAVHAPQVVFLARGNGPFSLAIGNPSAKPANLPLATLIPDYNARKMSSLSSAEPMNEPVRLAQAAESSIDWKRIGLWAVLVLGVALLGWMALSTLRTSAPKP, from the coding sequence ATGAGGATTGCCTTCTTGAGTCATCAACCGCTGTTCAAGATCGTGCTGTGCAGCCTGGCCCTGCTGGGCTCGCCCCTCGCCAGCGCTCAGGACAACCCGGCCGACTTTGCCAGTCAGACCCCCTTGAAACTCAAGGGTGACGGCCCCTGGTATCGCATCGAACTGCCACTGACCGTGCAGCTCAACTCGCGTCAGAGTGCTCTGGGCGACTTGCGGGTCTTCAACAGTGAAGGCCAGACTCAGGCTTACTCGCTGGCCTATGACCCGATTCAGCCACGACAGGAACCGGTGCCGGTTTCAGTCAAATGGTTCCCGCTGTACAACAGCGCAGACGCTGCCGACAGCACACCCAAAATCCGCGTTGAACGCAGTGCCAGCGGCACGCTGGTCGAAGTGCAGCCCCAAGGTGCCATTGAAGCGGGCGAAGAAGTGCTGCGCGGCTGGCTGCTGGACACCAGTGCCATCCAGCAGCCCCTGAAACAACTGATCCTGGACTGGAGCACCGAGCGTGAAGGCTTCCAGCGTTTCAGCATCGAGGCCAGCGATGACCTGCAACACTGGCAAGCCTGGGGTGAAGGCCAGGTAGCACGTCTGTCGTTTGCCAACGATGTGGTGCAACAGCGCCAGGTCAATCTGCCGGGTCGCAAGGCACGTTATCTGCGCCTGTTATGGAATACGCCAGACAGCGCGCCAACGCTGACTTCCGCGCAACTGCTCAGCGCCAGCAGCGACACACCACAAGTGCCTCTCACGTGGTCTCAACCGCTGGAAGGCAGCCTTGAAAAACCCGGCACTTACCTCTGGCAATTGCCCGCGGCCCTGCCCGTCGAGCGCCTGAAACTCGATATCGCCCAGGCCAACAGCCTGGCGCCCGGCACCTTGTACGGACGACCGGACAGCAAGAGCACATGGCAGACGCTGGGCAGCGGCCTGTTGTACCGCCTGACACAAAATGGCAAGGATGTGGTTCAGGATGAAATACAGGCATCCGGCACAATCGTGCGCCAGTTGAAACTTGAAGTGGATGAACGCGGCGGCGGTCTGGGTAGCCAGCCACCTTCCTTGCGGTTTGCCGTACATGCGCCTCAGGTCGTGTTTCTGGCACGCGGCAACGGCCCGTTCTCACTGGCTATCGGCAATCCGAGCGCCAAGCCTGCCAACCTGCCGCTGGCAACCCTGATCCCGGACTACAACGCCCGGAAGATGAGCAGCCTGAGCAGCGCCGAGCCGATGAACGAACCGGTCAGGCTGGCACAGGCCGCCGAGAGCAGCATCGACTGGAAACGCATTGGTTTGTGGGCCGTACTGGTGCTGGGCGTGGCTCTGCTCGGCTGGATGGCCTTGAGCACCTTACGTACGTCTGCCCCCAAGCCCTAG